A window of the Henckelia pumila isolate YLH828 chromosome 3, ASM3356847v2, whole genome shotgun sequence genome harbors these coding sequences:
- the LOC140892702 gene encoding protein ASPARTIC PROTEASE IN GUARD CELL 2 — protein sequence MLVFVVFQVFLLLTVVLPPHITLSTPETTTSTGHAIPFPPFEQLNIKKSIAATKLRPRPRPGVASTAYSSVEDTDHGSAQKQISRNSSVKLNLVHRDKISFSWHKDHGRRFASRMKRDARRVASLIHRLSGGSAAEYEVAGFGSEVVSGMEEGSGEYFVRIGVGSPARSQYMVIDTGSDIVWVQCQPCRQCYHQSDPVFDPAYSASFSGVSCSSTVCDRVENSGCHSGWCKYEVSYGDGSYTKGNLALETLTIGHTMVQNLAIGCGHMNRGMFVGAAGLLGLGGGSMSIVGQLGGQTGGAFSYCLVSRGTESSGSLEFGRSVLPVGAAWVPLLRNPRAPSFYYIGLSGLGVGGERVPIPDNTFQITEFGDGGVVMDTGTAVTRLPADAYEAFRDTFIAETGNLPRAPGVSIFDTCYDLGGFVTVRVPTVSFFLSGGPILTLPARNFLIPVDESGTFCFAFAPSSSTLSIIGNIQQEGIQISFDGANGFVGFGPNVC from the coding sequence ATGCTCGTCTTTGTTGTCTTTCAAGTATTTCTCTTGCTTACTGTTGTGCTGCCGCCGCATATTACTCTATCCACCCCGGAAACCACCACCTCCACAGGCCATGCAATCCCTTTTCCTCCGTTTGAACAACTCAACATCAAGAAATCCATCGCCGCCACAAAGCTCCGCCCACGTCCTCGCCCCGGTGTCGCCAGTACTGCCTACAGCAGTGTTGAAGATACTGATCATGGATCAGCTCAAAAACAAATCAGTCGTAATTCTAGCGTGAAGCTGAACTTGGTTCACAGAGACAAGATATCATTTTCATGGCATAAAGACCACGGCCGTCGTTTTGCAAGCCGAATGAAAAGGGATGCCAGGAGGGTTGCTAGCTTGATCCACCGGCTGTCAGGTGGCTCCGCCGCCGAGTACGAGGTGGCGGGATTTGGGTCGGAGGTGGTTTCCGGAATGGAGGAAGGGAGTGGAGAATATTTCGTGAGGATCGGAGTGGGTAGCCCGGCGAGAAGCCAATACATGGTGATTGATACGGGGAGCGATATTGTGTGGGTCCAATGCCAACCTTGCAGACAGTGTTACCATCAATCCGACCCGGTATTCGACCCGGCATATTCCGCTTCCTTCTCGGGCGTCTCGTGCAGCTCCACGGTCTGTGATCGGGTCGAGAATTCGGGTTGCCACTCGGGTTGGTGTAAGTACGAGGTTTCGTACGGAGACGGGTCGTACACCAAGGGTAACTTAGCGTTGGAGACGCTGACCATCGGGCACACGATGGTCCAAAACCTGGCTATCGGGTGCGGGCATATGAATCGGGGCATGTTCGTCGGGGCTGCCGGGTTGTTGGGTCTTGGTGGAGGATCCATGTCCATCGTGGGTCAGTTGGGCGGGCAAACGGGTGGGGCATTTAGCTATTGTTTAGTGAGCCGGGGCACCGAGTCATCCGGGTCGCtagagttcggacgctccgtgcTGCCCGTGGGTGCTGCATGGGTTCCACTACTAAGAAATCCTCGAGCCCCAAGTTTTTACTACATTGGGCTTTCGGGTCTCGGGGTTGGAGGTGAACGGGTGCCCATACCCGACAACACTTTTCAAATAACCGAATTCGGCGACGGCGGGGTGGTGATGGATACGGGAACCGCCGTGACGCGCTTGCCTGCGGACGCTTACGAGGCATTTCGAGACACTTTTATAGCCGAGACCGGAAACTTACCTCGGGCCCCTGGAGTTTCTATATTCGACACGTGTTATGACTTGGGTGGATTCGTAACGGTTCGGGTACCAACGGTTTCGTTTTTCTTGTCGGGCGGCCCGATCCTGACCCTTCCGGCAAGGAACTTCCTGATTCCGGTGGATGAAAGTGGCACATTCTGTTTCGCCTTTGCGCCATCTAGCTCCACGCTTTCCATAATAGGGAACATTCAACAAGAAGGGATTCAAATCTCTTTTGATGGAGCAAATGGCTTTGTTGGTTTCGGCCCCAATGTTTGTTGA